The Lolium rigidum isolate FL_2022 chromosome 1, APGP_CSIRO_Lrig_0.1, whole genome shotgun sequence region TCcaataaaaaggaaaattacaatgaaattcttgtgatatccttcgtcttcaacctccagatCATGTCGTTGGCGCGCCGCCGTTGCTCCTTCCTGAAACGGCTTGACGTTGTTGGTTGCAAACGAGAAATTGTTGAACGGGTCAAGAAGACCGCATGCATCCATGTCGGAGAAGATGAAGGAATAACCACcgacattgagagtggctttttgAAAATGGTTTGTGACAGCCAAATTTAGCCGTGCGTGACAGGCTGATCTGTACCGTTGCGACCAGCGTCATTCATGTCACCATAATGTTCGCCAAAGAATGGGACGAAACGAGTAGACTCCCCTTTGTGTTTGTGTCCTTTGAAAGTACAAGTCGAATGCAGAGGTTCAGAACGAATTCAGAGATCGAACTAGTCGTTGTGCTTGTCGGCTGTTGTCTAAACGAGAAGCAAATGATCAATGATATCGACAGGAAACACACGATCGATTCTGCACTAGCTACTCAAGAGCAGCTCACTGAGGTCAGCTCATCGATGTTCTAATCTTCTGCTACAATTTCAGAGATATAAGGAGCTGTAATGCATCTGATGGACTAGGAAATTAATCAACTTCCATTAGTTAATTACCTCTGACGcatcttagagcatgtctaacagaccccgtattttttcgccccttaaaacgcgagtagagggccctgtattcgatTTCGATCGGCCGAAAACtcatccgagctagcagaccccgtatctctAAACTGTAAAAGGGCATATTCCTAAAATATGCCaaatcaaattttttttttcttttcttcctcctctccttcttcctcctccaaccaccCCTGCCCCAAGCTCTGCCCGGCCGGCAgccgcccccaccgccgcccCTGCGTGCTGCCCCGCCCCGTCCGCCGCCCCCCGCCGCTGCCCcgccccgccgcggccgccgccccgccccgccgcggccgccgccccctGCACGCTTCCCCGCCCCGGCCCCAGCTTGACCCGCAGCGCAGCTGCGCAGCACGCCACCAGCGCCCGCTCGGCGGAGCCGCAGCCAGGACCGCGCCACACGCTCCCGCTCAGGCCACCTCCCACCGGCCGCCCGCGCCACACGCTCCCGCTCGGCCAAGCACCACATGGCGGCGATCGTGGGACTGCGCCACGCCTGGGCGCCGCCGGGAACAGGGATGCGCGGGTCGGTTGCCGTCGCCGCGGGCAAGGCGCCCCTTCCGAGGCTGGAGGGCGCGAGcgaggagatcgggcggcggcggcagcggttggGTTTCACTGAAATGGTTCGCGCGCAGTGGAGGAAACAATGATGGTTTGGCCCTGTATTCCCCTTCCCACCCCgtacaagtagggggcgaagagccgccccgtatctaaaactgtaaaaaatcgacCCGGGGGCcagttttacggggtctgctagacggccgggtagagccaaACCCCGTATTTTGGCAGTTATTTtacgggtttggcccttttaaggggtctgttagacctgctcttacaaGTTACATCTTCTTCTACAACAACTGCATGCTGACTAGTGGTACATTTTGTTCAAAAAAAGTCTCTTCTCCACGACGAGAAGAAAAGAGCGGAGATCGGCACTGCCCTTATTTCGTTCTTACCCTGATCACTCTCCCTAGTCAAGCACAGCAACACTCGAACAAACTAACTTAATTTGATTCCTTCTTAATCTTCCCCGTCTTCTTACTTCTTCTATGCATCGATCTACTTGAGCCGCCTCCACTTGTCCTACCGCTTAATTCTGCTGGTCTACGTAGGGCGGCGGCTGTGCTCTGCTTACATGCGGTCTATCAGGGTGGATGGGTCATGGCTGCACCGCCTTGTACGGCGCCGCCGCGATGGCCTCGGCGACGCTGAAGAAGAGGCGATCCGAACCGAACATCTCCCCGACCACCGAGTTGTACATCCTCTCCGTCACTGATCCGACCGGGTTCGCCAGCACCAGCTCGATGTTCCTCTTGTCCAGCACCCTCTTCAGCTCCGCCAGCGCGTCCAGCCCGCTCGTGTCGATCGCAGATACAGCTGCAATCAATCAACACGATCAATCAGCGATCTCGTCTCTCGACCAATCGATCGATCACATTTCAGCAGCAGAATGTTGCACTGTGTGACATTAACAGCGATCGATCTCTGTCCAAGGCTCCAAGCAAGATTTGCTTACCGCTCATGTCGAGGACGACGCAGCGCACGGAGCAGATGTTGGCCTTGgcggcgcgctcctcctcctccctgagATATCTCATGATCCTCTCCACCAGGTACATCGAGTTGGCGAAGTAGATCGCCGACTCTACGCCGATGACGAGGAACGGCGGCACGCGCACTGCCTCCCGGTACTGCGCAATGCTCCGGTAGCTCTGCGTGCCAGGCACGACCCCCTTCACCACGGTGTTGGGCCGTGTCACCTGCAGCAGGATCTTGAAGAGCGAGATCCCGACGGCGACAGCGAGCCCGACCTGGACGGACACGAGTAGGACgccgaggaaggcggcgaggcaCGCCATGAAGTCCAGCTTGTCCACCTTCCACAGCTTGGCGGCGCCGCGGAAGTCGATGAGCCCCgccacggcggtgatgatgatggcggagAGGATCACGTTGGGGGTGTAGTGGAAGAGCGGCATGAGGAAGAGGAGCGTGATCAGCACTGCCGTCGCCATGATGATGTTGGACACCGCGGTGCGGCAGCCGGCGCTGTAGTTGACGGCGGAGCGGGAGAAGGAGCCCGTGGTGACGTAGCAGGAGGCGCAGGAGCCCGCCATGTTCATCACCCCGATCGCCATCATCTCCTTGTTCCCGTCCACCTGGTAGTTGTTGATCGACGCGAACGTCCGGCCCACCGCGATCCCCTCCTGCATGCAGCAACAGTCACATATTTAAGTTCATATCCACTATCTCAAAATCAAATCAAGCTAAACACTTTGATCATATTCAGAAACCAAGAATTGATCTTACGGTGAGGGACAGGATGCCGGTCATGATCCCGGTCTTGATCGAAAGGGCGACGTAGGAGCCGCTGAAGTGGAGCATGTTCATGGATGGAGGGTTCACTCCTCTTGGAAGGTCGCCGATCTGTTGCAACAAAGACGACATTTTCGAAGATGAATCAGTGACTGCTGATATTTCTTTCGttaatttttctttttatttttccaatGTGAAGCAACATGTTGAGAAATGCTATTGAGAAATATGTATGTGCTTACGATGCTGATAGCGTTGCCCCTGCAGAAGTAAGAGATGACGGTGGAGGCGATCACGCAGGTCAGGGGAGCAGCTGCCGATACCCAGAAAAGCCTCGGGTTCCGAGCGCTCTGAAGAagcaacaaaaataaataaaggTCAGTACATATGCTTGCTATTGCTCACTTTCACGAAAAACAGAGAAAGATACAAGTAAAAAGTGTACACTGGCTAACTGAAGAATTTAACCAGGATAACAACCTTGCCTCATAAATTTGTTTTGGCCATAAGTGTGAATTTTTGGGTGGAAATTAAGTTGGTAACCTAGGAGCCCCCATCTTGTCCAATCTTTTCTAGATTGACACTTTCCATCATATCAGGTGAGGAACACCATCATTGTTAAGCAAATCTGCTGCAAATGCAAAATCATGCACCCTTTGCCCACTTGCTATGGATGATTACACGTAAACAGCGGGTTGTTTTTGCGGAGCCGATCATTATCAAGAGATTTGAAAGAAGGAAATGCGACAGAGATGAGCTGAGGAGAGGATGCGACCAACTTGCCTAACAGGTGACACGCAACAGAGGCCAAATCAGACACTACATTCTCCCTAAAAGGGAAAAGTGGGAAGCTTCCAATGAGTGTATCCAATGAAACACCAGCTATACTAGAATAGATTCTACCTAATGTTACACACATTGACACACGTCTTGCTCAAAATTGATAGATACGTTTGGCCTTGCAGTCTATATGAAAACTCAAACTGGAACTTCTGAGACatgttaggcttggcttcaaaacATATGTTTGGTATGCTTTGAATCTTTTTTGCTGAAAGAAACAGTAGCACTTTTCTGAAGACGAAAGTGACATAGATATGAGTTATTTGAATGaaagaaataataatttaaattgCCTTTAGCAATTATACAATCTTGAATGTGCATGTGGTCAAGTGTCAACATGTTCCTTTTGGCACCATGTTTAGCCCATTATTCAGATATTTTGGCAGGTTAGGCCTCCTATAGGGAGCAACTGAACTTCTCTTATCGTACCAACTGTTTAGTTCAGCCAAGCAAGTCTAAAGCTCTTTCTAGAAAAATCGAAAGTACTATCAGCAAAGATCAACTAAAACATCATTCAAAAATCTGTTTAATTGAGCCAAGCTAGCTATGCTCTTGGTCAGCTATTGCCTATATGCCATTTCGTTCGTACCGTGATACTAATTATCATATTATAATTTTCAGCGTACTTCAGATACCTCCTGATGCTATATATTATAGGGCAACAAATTAAAGCAAGTCAAGAGATTCGTTTTTCATGAAATTAAATCCACCGAATGGAATTCCTTTCAGAAACAAAATATCTCTGCATTATCTCAGGTCCCAACAAACAGGAGCTAGGTATACTTAACATTCATTATTAGCCGTTGATTAAACTGAGTGGAATGAAATTCTTTGTTAGTGGCGAGCACCCTTTGGGCCCCTCCATTGAACTCCAGGCCACTTCACTTTTATGATTTTAATCACCACCAGCCCTTTATGCAATTCTACCTTTCCTACTAGTAGCCACCTGTCTATAACCATGGTCAAATTATTGTACAAAAACATAGCCGACTACTAACAACCAATAACTAAACcggtattttcttttccttttctattatgtaagaaaagagagagagaaaagataGATGCATATGTATCATAATCATTTCTATGGTTCTTTCCACCAATTTAGGCTACATGGTCATGTCCAACTTTCGGCTAAGTGGTTGTGTACAATTTTAGGTGTCTATTATTCCCAAAAACAGGTTCAAGCAAGCGAGATTTGACAATCTGCTAAGATTTAGCTAAATAAATACTACGGTTAATGTGGATTTCATTAGTTGATGACGTGGTGTGTGACTTACGATCTGCCGCGTGCCGAGGAGGATTGCGAGGAAGGCGAGGCCCATGACGATGGTCTGCCACTCCCACTCCCTGTGCCGCCGGACGACGGAGGCCATGACGTCGACGAAGCCCATGTGCGTCGTGAAGTGGACGATGCCGAGGAGGCCCTTGAGCTGCTGCAGGGAGACAATGATGGCGGCGCCGCCCATGAACCCCGTGAGCGTGGCCTTGGAGAGGAAGTCGACGATGAAGCCGAGGCGGAGGAAGCCCAGCGACGCCTGGAAGAGCCCCGCGAAGAAGGTGGCgctgaaggcgagctgcaagtagAGGATGGGCTGCTGCTCCGGCGCCACCGCCTCCCGGAGCATGGAGCCCATCACCAGCGACGCGATGGACACCGGGCCCACCGCCAGGTCCCGCGAGCTCCCCAGAAGCGCGTAGATCAGCGGCGGCACGAAGCTCGAATCTGCAATCAATTTCATTAGTATCGGGGTTTCCTCCATCAGGCATTTATTGAGTATATAGCCATGAATCGATTGAGGCGTGGGAGACTGACATAGGCCGATGATTGGAGGCAGGTTGGCGAGCTTGGCGTAGCTGATTCCCTGCACGCACGCACGTACGTGTCGCCATGGATGGAAGGAAATGAATTAATGCCGAGGTAACGGACAGGTAGCAGGTGACCAGAAAAGGAAGGTGCTAAAAATGGATGGGAATTGAAGGCCGCCCGGAAGCAGCAGGAGGGGAATCAGGGGATTGGCGGAATTACCTGTGGGATGGCGAGGCTGGCAATGGTGAGGCCGGCGATGGCGTCGGAGCGGAGCAGTTTCAGGCTGTAGTGGGAGCCCCAGTCGAAGATGGGGAAGAAGTACTGCAGGGCGAGCACGAGCTTCCGGGCGAAAGACTGGTTCTTGAACTGGTGCAGGGGGTCGTCGGGGAAGAAGATCTCCGCCAGCCTCTGCCCCAGAGCCCGCGCCGTGGACCGACGCTCCGGCGCCGAGACCTTGTGCTGCTCCACCACGAACGTGCTCCGCTGATGCggtagcggtggtggcggcggcgccgcggccGACGCGCCGGAGACCCGGGGCTGCCCCGCCTCCACGTCGTACGTCAGGGTGTCCACCTTGTTGTTGACAACCATGGCTACGCTCGCGCGCGCGGTGGCTTTGTCCTCTCCCTGCAACCGCCGGCGCAGGGGAGGAGGAGAGATCGGTCGCAGTCAAGAGCAGAGGAAGaaggattgttgttgttgttgcttgatGATGGATTCGTTGTCGTCGGAGGGTGGCCGGCTTTTATAGGCACGGGAAGAGAGACGACGGGAGCGCGGGAGGAGAAGGCCGGGCGAAGGAGGACAGGGATTTCCTTTCCCTTGTGGCCTTCTCGTCTCTTTGGATTTTGCCTCCGCTATGGCCTGTGGGTGTGGGTTAATTTTGGTGGCACCCTCTTTCTTCTATTGCTATTTGCTGGATGCTGTAATTAGCCACCGACTACCAGCTGCTCTATTTGAAACATGTGGAAATTTACTAACCGCTGAGATTGGAGTAATAATTAACCGGGGACTATATTCCGTTCTTGCCTCCTCTAGTGTGATTTTCTGACCGCTTTTATATATTTCACAAAACCAAAATCTTTTCCACATTTTACCATTACTCCATGTCTCCATGTGACTTTTTTAGTTTGGTAGAAGATCTGTCACAAGATCACGATTATGTATGAATAAAATTATAAAACAAAGGTGTTAGGTGTTAGGATCAAAATCCAACAAAGGTTTATAGAATGCCCTTtctattgaagaccttcttcaacCGCCGCGGCGAACCAAACTAGCAATAAAACAAACCGCACAAGGCAAAATAGCGACAAAAGTAGTGAAATCATCATCCTCGTCGTTGCACCGAACGTGCATCCATTGTCATTGATACGTAGGCCGGACACCGTTCTTGTCTGTTGCCACCGTCAGAGTTGCTTGGCGCAAAGATCAAGGATCGCGCATGGTTCTTGTTTCCACAAATGAGGCTGAAATTAACCAACATACGCAAACCTAAAATATAGTGTTGAATAACAATTTCAATTGTTAACACAGAGCATTTTCTTATTATTGTTCACAATGATCGTACAACAATACACAAACCACACATGCTACCAAAACATTGTACTTGAAAGAGATATGAACACAAACTCCTAACTATTTGGCATGGCTTAAAAGCACATGTAAAAGCCTTCCAAACatcccccccccctccccgaCAACCAAAAGGAACTTATTAGTTGATTGTTTTGTAAAACATGTAGGTGTTGTTCTGCATAATAAGAACACCACTCTTACAAGAACAATGACTTTTTCGGACATAATTTGGTTGTGATGTAGATTAACCTATAAATACATAGTAAATAGAATAGATATCAACATCTAAAGGAAAACATAGGTTATTAAAGTACTCACCCTGAATGCTTTAATTTACATGAATCAATTCTCACGATAACCAAGCTAGGAACAATTGGCCTTGATTTGATTAACAAAAAAATCTTAAATAAACCGCATTTTCAGTAAGATTAGTGCATCTTATGACTCAGGGAACAACAATATAAGAAATATAATGGTTATTTATCCCTCGATGGAAGAATTTTCAGCGTCAGTTGATCACCTTTCTAAGTTTAAATCTCAATGTAAAATGTAAATATCCCTGTCATCGAATCCGGCTGTCTCGAGAATCAGCTCCCATAACTGAACTTCCATTATAGGTAACCATGAGGCCAGACCCATGTAAAAGAAGGCTTGGTGGAAGGTGAATATCTTTTCTCCTTGGATGATGGATTCTGGAATGGTTGCAAGTTAATTGGTGGGATAAGTTCTTTGGTTCACTTTTGCACTGAGTGGGGTTACCCAATTTTAACGGTCGTGTAAATCCGGTGACTATTACTATGTGGCCAACTTTGAGTATTATAAGCATGAGGACATGATTCTGAGGTGACAAATCTGATCTACGTGTTCATAGGTTGGCAGACATGTCTGTCAAACTGGCAAGGCAAACAACATCTGTAAGCATTCCATAAATTAGTAGCACACCTAACTCCTAAATTTAATGCTCTTTGGAGAGTGCAACAGAGCAAAATGAATCCGTTCTCTATATGTGAAAACTACGAATCTATATGAAAGTGCATATTCACATTCTTGACACATGTTAAAGCTAGTAGATTCTGAACCATCAATTGTGATAGAAGCACCAAGAGCAATGATAACAACAGCAATGCGTCTACTTCATTGATAAGGTAAAAGACCCATCACTTACAGCCATAGGTCGAGTGGAACTCCCAGCGATATTCATGGAGTTCATGCATTTGATGCATAGCCAAGCTACCTAGCTCCCCTCAAAAGGTGGCCTATGGAGAAGGATAATGCCTGCCTGCCCTAAATTTCCTTGCAcattttgagaatccatcttGAATCCAGAGCAACCAAACACAAGTGGCTGACCATGATGTGTCTGTTTATACATAATTACATATATATAAATAGCACCTGTTGCTAGCCGTAGCTAATTGGGACAGGGATTCAGTAACATTGAAACAGTATGGCACGTTGTGCCATGATCTCTCATCCACCCTATATTTTCCATCTAACGGCTGCAATCGAGCGATCTGAAAATTTTattaaatttgtcttttttgctgcgtccaaaatacaaattatttttgattgaaactttccgcagttacaacatgattcgttggTAATACTtacattttttgttttgaattttttgatgatttttaaattttttttgaaaatcatcacaaaaattcaaaataaaaaatatacatgttgccaacgaatcatgttgtaagtacggaaagtttcaatcaaaaatattttgtattttgggCGCAGCAAAAAGACAAATTTAGCAAAATTTTCAGATCGATTGATAGCAGCCGTTAGATGAAAAGTGTAGGGTGGATGAGAGGTCATGGCACAACGTGCCATGCTGTTTCAATGTTACTGAATCCCTGTCCAGCTAATTGTGGCCAACGCGCATGTGCTGCTAGTGTGACCAGTCATGTATATTTGGCAACATGCAACTGTCGGCCAGCAATGCACCTAGAGTAGCTTCAAATAGGTGCAAGTATAAATGGGGCAACCGAAACTAGCAAAAATGCTGATAGAGTTTGTAGCTAGGTGAATCTACATGTTTTCTCTGTTGGAAACTTGTCTTTCCAGCAGACTGTTCACGTGTATATATTGTTGCACTGCTATATGTATATTTTGGGGCAGCTGATGTAGGTTCCAAATTTGTCTTTGTAAACCAGCGGTCTCTACTGTCTTCTTCGATAATGAGCGGTCTCTATCCTCTTGGTATAAGGGGAAAGTAGAGGGAGAGTTATCCACAATAAGGTTGATGGCAAGTGATCCCCAACATGGCCAAAATAAGCAGGCAATCAGTTGTGAAGCCGTGTAGTCTTTGCTTCATATTGACATGCATATGCATGTGGGGTTGCATCTCAAGTTAGATAATTGCGGTATTATTTGGTGATAAGCTATATGTTATATGCCAGTTAACTTTATTTTCATTATTTGTTAGAAAAAAGTAAGTTTACAGCAGAAACTCCAGAAAAAATCTTTTTTATGATTAATTGTACACCATTTCTTGTATTGGTCCACTGTCTATAGAAACACACGTACATTATCACAAGTAGAATATGTTAAAACTAATTCGGAAGctgcatactccctccgtcccacgaaaAGTGTTTCAACTTTGTcagaatttaaatgtatctacatCTAGatggtgtctagatacattcaaattttgacaaagttgagacaattttggtagaacggagggagtatttttttgACGCAAATGGTAGGAGCTCTACCTTTGCATTACAATAGAGGGGATAAAACGATTCAGAAATCGCCTAAGCCAAAAGAAAGGAAAACTAGAGCTGCCCGATGAGGGCTGTACGGGGGAGCAAACAGACAACTCGCAGGACGCCTCACTTAAAGAGGTTAACCTCATCTTTCATAAGCTGAACAATGCTGTACACCGGCATGATTTGGCCTTTGAAAAACTCTCCTATGTCGTTCTTTCCACATAGTTCACGCGTTGTAAGCCGCAAATTGCACCTCCTTCCGTCTGATCATCTTGTCTGAACCAACATTAGTTCTACGCCACCACAAACGAATCGATGTGCAGTCTGCTGCAATTTCTGCAATTCTTGGCAGATCAGCATGAAGCTTTCCCCATGTTTCTTTGGCGAAGATGAGCCGCAGTTGCCTCAGACTGATCACAGAAGCAGCAGGTGGGAAGCTGCATATGAAGCACTTCCCCTAATCCTTTATCTAATTTCCCCATTTTTATAGGTGCCTGCAATAATATATGCTAAACTACTTGAGTCAATGCTATGTCATATCATGCGGTGACGTTTTGGACAGTGGTAACAGAGATCAAGTGGTTCATGCATCCAGTCCCTAGTGGCTTGGCTATACGAGCACAAAAATGCAACTATCATATATATAGGCACCAACGACTCTATGTCTCTATCCTGAATTTTCCTGAAAATTTAGTCCCTCAAATCATCGCAAAATATAGTTTTAAATAATTTTGGCAAGGCtttctatttaaaagtttcacaaaaaatgaattttttttttacatgtacatattatcttgatacttactcatttaagttttcacgaaaaattacgattgtatgtggcctacacaaaaataataaaatgtccggATGACACTATAATAATTGGATTTGTActattttaaaaatagaaaataggaatttctttgaacatATAGATAATTTGATATTTTTATCGACATATTTCAGTTCCTATTTGCTACTCTTCCGAACCGGACTGAACTACTGGTTCAGTACTTGAAATGGAGAGAGTTTAAAGATGAAAGATCATAGTCACGATAAGATATTTAAATATCAAAAGGACAGTTTTGAGGACTCAAAAACTGACATTTATGTCAGGATGACTAGGGCACCTCACCAGCTTATAAGGTTTGGCAGCCGCATATACTACACCatgtgttttcaaaacaaaaaaggGTTTGGCGGCCAGATAAATTAAGCTGAACAAAAAAAGAAATGTCCAAGTCTGTTAGCTAATTTGATGGGTGCATTTGTCACAAAGTTGCATCTTTCTGCAAGAAGGACGCGGCATCGTCAAAAGGTTTTACGTGAGCTATGTAAAGGTACTAGTATATACTTTTCTTTGACTTATGTAAACAAATAATCGTAGGAATTGGTTGCACCTAGATCATTGCGATCCATTGAACACACTAACTTATACCTATCAGTCATAAGTACAGGATCACATACTTTAGACTTCTCTCTCAGTGGGCACCATCAGCTCTTAATTTCTCGGTTTCTCCTCTTCACAGTAGCTGAAACTGGCCAAAAATATATTTACTCCAGTACGGTGTTCTACTAAGAGGTAATCCGGTTGTTAGCATGTAACCAGTCATCCAGCCATATACCATCGGACATGTAGCTATGCTACTTAATCTTGTCGGTGCTTCCTAGATGATGTTTCCCTTAAGGCCGGTCGGACCCTATCACCCGCTCGCTGAattatttaggtgcttttgggtGGATTGTGCGTTGATTTTTGCCGTCCTAATTGGCGCCGTGCTACCGAGGTGTTCCGTCTCCTCGCCACTCATGGCTAGAGGTTGGATAAAGCGAGTTTTTGTTGAGTGGTTGTTGTGGGAGTGTCTTGTTTGTGGTGATGCGCTTGTGATTGTGTTTTTTATGTCGTGAGGCTGTTGTGGGTGTATGTAGAGTTGTAGTGGTTCTATAGCGTTGCATCGACTGTCTTGACCTTTATTCTATAAATATTATGCATCTCCCAAGATATGTCCTTCAAAAAATCCTACATATTTAAGGATCGAACCAGATCCTACAGTGGTGACCGTGGGCACGGTTCCTCCAAACTGCTCATGTGGTGCAACGTTGGGCCCACAACCACACAACCTTACCACTTTTCTTCCTCATGTATGCCCCCTCGattcctcttctttcctcttggTATGCCTCCTCGCCTTTCCCCCAATTCCACCAAAAATTGCCCAGTAGATTGAAGAATAAACTTAGTGGTGGGGTTTTGGGGTGCGGCCGTCGGACTCGGGGTTTGGTGTGCGGTCGCCAAACTTATGGTTTGGGGTCTAATCACCGACGCTAGAAAAGAAGTGGGTGGGGGACTTAGAGGGATAGCCGAGGCAGTCATGGA contains the following coding sequences:
- the LOC124666778 gene encoding probable sulfate transporter 3.4, which translates into the protein MVVNNKVDTLTYDVEAGQPRVSGASAAAPPPPPLPHQRSTFVVEQHKVSAPERRSTARALGQRLAEIFFPDDPLHQFKNQSFARKLVLALQYFFPIFDWGSHYSLKLLRSDAIAGLTIASLAIPQGISYAKLANLPPIIGLYSSFVPPLIYALLGSSRDLAVGPVSIASLVMGSMLREAVAPEQQPILYLQLAFSATFFAGLFQASLGFLRLGFIVDFLSKATLTGFMGGAAIIVSLQQLKGLLGIVHFTTHMGFVDVMASVVRRHREWEWQTIVMGLAFLAILLGTRQISARNPRLFWVSAAAPLTCVIASTVISYFCRGNAISIIGDLPRGVNPPSMNMLHFSGSYVALSIKTGIMTGILSLTEGIAVGRTFASINNYQVDGNKEMMAIGVMNMAGSCASCYVTTGSFSRSAVNYSAGCRTAVSNIIMATAVLITLLFLMPLFHYTPNVILSAIIITAVAGLIDFRGAAKLWKVDKLDFMACLAAFLGVLLVSVQVGLAVAVGISLFKILLQVTRPNTVVKGVVPGTQSYRSIAQYREAVRVPPFLVIGVESAIYFANSMYLVERIMRYLREEEERAAKANICSVRCVVLDMSAVSAIDTSGLDALAELKRVLDKRNIELVLANPVGSVTERMYNSVVGEMFGSDRLFFSVAEAIAAAPYKAVQP